DNA from Thermoplasma acidophilum DSM 1728:
TCCCCATGTCACGAAGGTTATGTCAGCTTCCTTTTCCCCGATCAGAACGGCCTTCTCATCGATCGGAATCTCCCTGTCCGCCGTTTCCAGCTTCTTGAACCTCTTCTCCATCATCCTGTCCCTTATGTCCGAATCCTCGGTTACGTGGCCAAGTTCATCGTGTTCGTCTCCGGTCATCCAGAATATGTTTCTTCCCATTGTGGTATATGGCGATACGCCGTTGTCGGTGTTGAGATCGTAACGCTTTACATCGTCGCCCTCCTTTGCGAGCTTCACAGTCTCTATCTTTATCCTGTCGAGATCCACCTTGGATATGAGATCGAGAGTATTTGCAAGGTTCTTGTCTATCAGATGAATGACAGGCATCTGGTACTTTGCGGCATAGTTCAGCGCTTTGGCCGCATCGTATATGCACTCGTCAACCGTTCCGGACGAGAACACTATTCTCGGATACTCACCATGGCCTGCATTAAGGGCGAAGAGCAGATCGGACTGACCGTTTCTGGTAGGAAGCCCAGTGCTGGGCCCGCCCCTTTCATAGAACGTCACGACGAGAGGTACCTCATCCATTCCCGCGAATGATAATCCCTCTGCCATGAGCGAGAATCCCGGACCGCTTGTTGCCGTGGCAGATCTTACGCCGGTGAGCGCGCCGCCTATGGCCATGTTGACGGCTGACAGTTCATCCTCCGTCTGCACTATGACAACGCCGCCCTTCTTGAGGTTGGCGGCCTCCTTATCGAGCCACTTTATATTCTGATGTTCCTCTATCGTCGTGCTCTCATCGCTTGCAGGCGTTATAGGATAGTACGTCTGGAACCTGAGTCCGCCAAGAAGCTTTCCAAGTGCAGAGGCATCGTTTCCGGTCAGCAGAAGCTTTCTCGGCGTCGGCAGTGCCGGAAGCGTCTTACCGGCAACCTTGCTGTCCTCAGCGAACTTGTATGATGCGTCTACGACCTTCACATTCTCTTCGACGACCTGCTGCTTTCCCTTGAATATGTATGATATTGCGTCATCGGCAAATTTTCTGTCTATGCCTATGATCGCAAGCGTTATGGCCGCCCCTATGGTGTTGTAGTACCTGCTGGGTGTACCGTCGGGCACAGCCTGTGTCGCTATGTCGGAGAATGGTATAGGCAATAGCCGGGCACCGCGCTTCTTCATGTAGCCCAGTGCACCCCTGATCGTGGTTTCGAAGCCATTTTCCGTGAGTATCCTCCTGATCTTGACCGAAGTATCCCTCATTATCATCCTTGCGGCCTGGAGATCGTAATCCTCCGTTGTCTTATCATAGAGAACCGTCGAGACCTCTGAAACATCATCAAGGTGCTCAAAGATCGTGTCAGGATCCAGAGCGACGAAAATATTCACAGGGTACTTCAGCGACCTTGGCTGCTTGTCCATAACCCTCATGTGGGTATAACTGTGGCGCCCCTTTATATTTGAGTGGTATTCCCTGACACTGAGAACACCATACCCAGAAGTTGCAACTGCTTTCCCTACAAGGTTAGCGGCTGTATCAATACCGCCTCCTTGCGGACCGCCTATGAGTATATTGAAATCCATATTTACTCAACTATGGTTATTACCTTCGTATTAAAATATGTTTTTGATCGCTTGAAGAGAAAGAAAATGATAGTCGAAAAACGAAAAACAGAATGAGATATCCGGGATTCGACTTACATCGCCATATATATTGGTGCAGATTCATGCTACATGTGTCGCCTATCGCCAATCCGGTGTTCCTCATAATGCGCGATTATGTATACCTCCGCGTTTTACGCCTTTTTCATAGCTTAAGTATACGGTAGAATATGAAATCGAAGGATCACGGTAATGCATAATGCCTGTTCATAGGCCATCCATGAAGGCTCTCAAACCCTGAGGCATATCCGCCGACTTCGGCATTAGCAAGGAGAATTGCTTGATGGATTCGGATCAATCAACCCCACAGAAATATTATCACTGATCCAGAGCCTGCAAACAGATCCGATCGCAGCGAAGATGAAGTCCGAATTTTTTCAACGTTGAGCCATACCGTATTGATCCGGACACACGTATTCCAATAAGTCCGGTGGTTCTCAATGAAAATATCGATGAGATAAAAATATATTGACATTTATCCTTTCTCAATGATGGAGAGCAGAAAGGAGAAGAGGGCATTTCTCATCGGAAGATTCCAGCCCTTCCACAAGGGGCATCTTGAGATAGTTAAGAGGATACTGAGCGAGAACGATTCCATAATAATAGGCATAGGATCGGCACAGTATTCCCACACCGTGGTCAATCCATTTACGGCAGGGGAACGCCACCTCATGATATCGAGGACGCTCGAAAAGGAGCGCATATACAACTATTACCTCGTACCCATAGAGGATGTGAACGCGAACTCGCTGTGGGTGTCGCACGTTGAGGCGCTCACGCCTAAGTTCGATATAGTCTACACCAACAACCCGCTTGTGCGAAGGCTCTTCATGGAGAGGAAATATGAAGTGCGATCGCTGCCGATGGTGAACAGGAAGGAATGGACCGGGACAAAGATAAGGGAGAAGATGATCGCAGGCGAACCATGGGAGAATGATGTGCCTGATCCCGTAGTAGAGGTCATACATGAAATAGACGGAATCTCTAGGATAAGGCAGCTCTCAACAACCGACGAGGATATAACTCAGTGATATTTATTTTAAGCGCTGGGTTATCATCGGTCTCTAACAGGTTTTAATTATCTATAGCTATATATATTAATAAATATTACTAAATATCTCACAATTGCCTCATGCGAATAAAATTAATATGATCCATGGTCTGATCTTACGATGGAATCAAACGCATACGCTAAACCGGTTAAGGTGCCCGGTAGGTCGATCATAACATCGCTGTCCGCGATGGGGTATTTCCTGGATGGCTACGATCTGAGCGTGATCTCTGTGTTCACGCTGGTCCTGGTCACGTACCACATATTCAGGTACACGGCCTTCACGGAGTCGTTCGTCACAGGATCGGCCCTGCTCGGCGCCTTCGTTGGAGCAGTGCTCTTTGGCCACTACGCCGACAGGATCGGCAGAAGATACCTGTACATATTCGATCTCATTTTCTTCGCGGTTTTTGCGGTGCTCACCGCACTCGCGACGAACATATATGAGATGATAGCCTTCAGGTTCTTCGTCGGCCTTGGAGTCGGCGCGGACTATTCGCTGAGCCCTGTGTACACCACCGAGATGTATCCCAATGCGAAGAGGGGAGGCGGCTACGGATGGGTCTGGACCTTCTGGAGCCTGGGTGCTGCAGCTGCATTCATCATAGGCTACGGCTTCTATCTCATCGATCCGCTGACGGGCTGGCGCTGGACGCTCGGTCTTGGAGCCATACCGGCCATAGTCGTGGTCGTCATGAGGATGAGGATGCCGGAATCCATAAGGTGGAAGGCCGCCGACAAGAATGTATCGGAGCAGGAGATCAGGGATGTCGCTGACAGCATCGGCATCAAAAAGGAGGAAATGGACAGCATAATGGCGGAGAGAAACAGGGAATCGAGGATAAGATCAGGATCGCTCTCCTCCCTCTTTAAAGGAGAGTACGGCAAGAGAACGCTCATAGTCTGGATACAGTGGATCCTGTACGATATAGCAGGATACGGTATCGGCCTCTATTCCCCGCTTATCCTCAAGGAACTCGGCGTCAGCGGATCGTACACCCTGCTCTACTCCTTCATGTTCTACATGCCCATAGGCTTCATGGGCGCCTTCGGTGCAGTAATGCTCAACGACCGCGTGGGAAGAAGGCCGCTTCAGATACTCGGCTTCGGATCGATGGCCCTGGCTATACTTCTCTTCTTCTTCGCAGCAAGCGGAAAGGGACAGGTCTTCCTGGCCATAGGAATACTTGCATTCATCATCGATTACGCACTTGGCAACCTTGGGCCAGGAAATACAATGGGGCTGTACGCCATAGAACTGCTGCCCACGAAGTTGAGGAGCTCTTCCATGGGAAGCGCCACCGGCATAACAAGGATAGTCTCGTTCCTCTCCGCCTTCCTGTTCCCATATCTGTCGAAGCCGACAGTGCTCGGAAAGGAGGGTTTCTTCTTCGTCCTCTTCGTTGTGATGATCCTCGCGCTGATCTTCACAATATTCTTCACACCTGAGACGAAGGGATTGAGCCTTGAGGAGATAACGGTGGCAAAATACAGGCACGAGGGCTGGAAACCAGTCCTCGCCCTGGACGATACGAGTAAAAAATAAACCAATTTTTTTAATACATGCCTCTGGCCTTCATGGCGTCCGCCACTTTCTTGACTGAGACAACGTAGGCCGCTGTCCTTGGATTGACCTTGTATTTATCCATAGCATCGAACACGTCATGCGCTGCCTTGGTCATCTTCTGGTCGAGCTTTTTGTACACATCATCGGCCGTCCAGTACTCGCCGTAGTTGTTCTGGACCCACTCGAAGTAAGAGACCGTTACTCCACCGGAGTTTGAGAGGAAATCTGGAAGATCCAGTATGCCGCGCTTGTACAGTATCTCATCCGCCTCCGGCGTTGTAGGGCCGTTTGCAAGTTCCAGCACTATCTTCGCCCTGATCCTGTCCGCGTTCTTTCCGGTGATCTGCTCCTCTATTGCCGCCGGTATCAGAACGTCTACGTCCGATTCGAGAAGCTCCTCGTTGGTTATCGGTTCCGATCCCGGGAATCCCACGACCGATCCCGTCTTTTTCTTGTGTTCGAGAAGCGCTGCATAGTCAATTCCATCCTTCACATATATGCCTCCCTTCGTGTCCGATACCGCGACGACCTTTGATCCGAACATCTCATGAACGAATTTCACTGCAAACTGCCCTGCATTTCCGAATCCCTGCACGGCCACGCGAGCCTTAGAAAGATCAAGACCGATCCTCTTCGCACCTTCCCTAAGAACGTACATTCCACCTTTTGCTGTTGCGTCTCCGCGGCCCTCGGATCCGCCCACTTCAAGTGGCTTTCCGGTTATGACATTCGGTGCGCTGTGCCTCACAACGTTCTCATATTCGTCCATCATCCAGGCCATTATCTGCGGGTTCGTATATACATCCGGGGCCGGCACATCCACCTCCGGGCCGATGAAATCAGCGATGGCCCGTATGTATCCCCTGCTTAGCCTCTCAAGCTCACCCTGGCTCATGGACTTTGGATCGCATATCACCCCTCCCTTGGCACCGCCGAATGGAATGTCAACGATCGCGCATTTCCA
Protein-coding regions in this window:
- a CDS encoding 2-oxoacid:ferredoxin oxidoreductase subunit alpha, with product MDFNILIGGPQGGGIDTAANLVGKAVATSGYGVLSVREYHSNIKGRHSYTHMRVMDKQPRSLKYPVNIFVALDPDTIFEHLDDVSEVSTVLYDKTTEDYDLQAARMIMRDTSVKIRRILTENGFETTIRGALGYMKKRGARLLPIPFSDIATQAVPDGTPSRYYNTIGAAITLAIIGIDRKFADDAISYIFKGKQQVVEENVKVVDASYKFAEDSKVAGKTLPALPTPRKLLLTGNDASALGKLLGGLRFQTYYPITPASDESTTIEEHQNIKWLDKEAANLKKGGVVIVQTEDELSAVNMAIGGALTGVRSATATSGPGFSLMAEGLSFAGMDEVPLVVTFYERGGPSTGLPTRNGQSDLLFALNAGHGEYPRIVFSSGTVDECIYDAAKALNYAAKYQMPVIHLIDKNLANTLDLISKVDLDRIKIETVKLAKEGDDVKRYDLNTDNGVSPYTTMGRNIFWMTGDEHDELGHVTEDSDIRDRMMEKRFKKLETADREIPIDEKAVLIGEKEADITFVTWGSQKGPILDVIEDLKEEGISANLLYLKMFSPFPTEFVKNVLSSANLVIDVESNYTAQAAQMIKLYTGIDIKNKILKYNGRHMTEDEILKSAKEILNKESLMVVLEDGS
- a CDS encoding nicotinamide-nucleotide adenylyltransferase — translated: MESRKEKRAFLIGRFQPFHKGHLEIVKRILSENDSIIIGIGSAQYSHTVVNPFTAGERHLMISRTLEKERIYNYYLVPIEDVNANSLWVSHVEALTPKFDIVYTNNPLVRRLFMERKYEVRSLPMVNRKEWTGTKIREKMIAGEPWENDVPDPVVEVIHEIDGISRIRQLSTTDEDITQ
- a CDS encoding MFS transporter, with the protein product MESNAYAKPVKVPGRSIITSLSAMGYFLDGYDLSVISVFTLVLVTYHIFRYTAFTESFVTGSALLGAFVGAVLFGHYADRIGRRYLYIFDLIFFAVFAVLTALATNIYEMIAFRFFVGLGVGADYSLSPVYTTEMYPNAKRGGGYGWVWTFWSLGAAAAFIIGYGFYLIDPLTGWRWTLGLGAIPAIVVVVMRMRMPESIRWKAADKNVSEQEIRDVADSIGIKKEEMDSIMAERNRESRIRSGSLSSLFKGEYGKRTLIVWIQWILYDIAGYGIGLYSPLILKELGVSGSYTLLYSFMFYMPIGFMGAFGAVMLNDRVGRRPLQILGFGSMALAILLFFFAASGKGQVFLAIGILAFIIDYALGNLGPGNTMGLYAIELLPTKLRSSSMGSATGITRIVSFLSAFLFPYLSKPTVLGKEGFFFVLFVVMILALIFTIFFTPETKGLSLEEITVAKYRHEGWKPVLALDDTSKK
- a CDS encoding Glu/Leu/Phe/Val family dehydrogenase; this translates as MPENMDPFEMALQQLEKAAAVLKLDEQALEILKQPEKILQVSIPVRMDNGRIKVFTGFRVRYNTARGPGKGGIRYHTEETLSTVKALAAWMTWKCAIVDIPFGGAKGGVICDPKSMSQGELERLSRGYIRAIADFIGPEVDVPAPDVYTNPQIMAWMMDEYENVVRHSAPNVITGKPLEVGGSEGRGDATAKGGMYVLREGAKRIGLDLSKARVAVQGFGNAGQFAVKFVHEMFGSKVVAVSDTKGGIYVKDGIDYAALLEHKKKTGSVVGFPGSEPITNEELLESDVDVLIPAAIEEQITGKNADRIRAKIVLELANGPTTPEADEILYKRGILDLPDFLSNSGGVTVSYFEWVQNNYGEYWTADDVYKKLDQKMTKAAHDVFDAMDKYKVNPRTAAYVVSVKKVADAMKARGMY